A DNA window from Oleomonas cavernae contains the following coding sequences:
- a CDS encoding LysR family transcriptional regulator, producing MQDWDDLKIALAIARHGTLTAAGRALGLNQSTMGRRLAALEAAVGRPLFERQGQSLVATQTGARVVTAAEQMAGTMAELAVEIEGGAAPLEGVLRVSAPELLIAPFLATRLSPFIASHPGLSLELVSDERPPVLARRDSDIALRFALPDQAELFVRRVAFVAFAVYAAPRYVLAAGLDPEERRAPAPGAFAGCDAIGPPPELSGAADAQWFARLARGARPALRVDGAAGQLAAVKSGMGVALLPCFLGDAESLTRLTAPGACPLREVWLAVHRDLRHAPRLRATIDQISAVMKRERVALMGALG from the coding sequence ATGCAGGACTGGGACGACTTGAAGATCGCGCTGGCCATTGCCCGTCACGGCACCTTGACCGCCGCCGGCCGGGCACTGGGCCTCAACCAGTCGACCATGGGGCGGCGGCTGGCGGCGTTGGAGGCCGCGGTGGGACGGCCCTTGTTCGAGCGCCAGGGCCAATCCCTGGTGGCGACGCAAACCGGCGCCCGCGTGGTCACCGCGGCCGAGCAGATGGCGGGCACCATGGCCGAACTGGCGGTCGAGATCGAAGGCGGGGCGGCCCCGCTGGAGGGCGTGCTGCGCGTCTCGGCGCCCGAGTTGTTGATCGCACCCTTCCTGGCGACCCGCCTGTCGCCGTTCATCGCCAGCCACCCCGGCCTGTCGCTGGAACTGGTTTCGGACGAGCGCCCGCCGGTCCTGGCACGCCGCGACAGCGACATCGCTTTGCGCTTCGCCCTGCCCGACCAGGCGGAATTGTTCGTGCGCCGGGTCGCCTTCGTCGCTTTTGCCGTCTATGCCGCGCCCCGCTATGTCCTGGCCGCCGGCCTCGATCCCGAGGAGCGGCGCGCGCCGGCCCCCGGCGCCTTTGCCGGCTGCGATGCGATCGGGCCGCCGCCGGAACTCTCGGGTGCCGCTGATGCCCAATGGTTTGCCCGGCTTGCCCGCGGCGCCCGGCCCGCCTTGCGCGTCGACGGCGCCGCCGGCCAGTTGGCGGCGGTCAAATCGGGCATGGGGGTGGCCCTGCTGCCCTGTTTCCTGGGCGATGCCGAAAGCCTCACCCGGCTGACCGCGCCGGGCGCCTGCCCCTTGCGCGAGGTCTGGCTGGCGGTCCACCGCGACCTGCGCCACGCCCCGCGCCTGCGCGCCACCATCGACCAGATCAGCGCCGTGATGAAGCGCGAGCGCGTCGCGCTGATGGGCGCCCTGGGCTGA